TCTTCCTGCGGATCAAGCTTGAGAAGCTTTGCTTCCTTATCGACCAGCGTTTCGAGGAATGCATAAAGATTGCGCGCGTAAAGCTGCGAGGCAGTCGCCGCAATCCGGCCCGGCACATTGAGATGACCGACGATCTTCACACCGTTCACATCTGCAACCTGACCGGCAACTGCACCTTCGACATTGCCGCCGCGCTCAACTGCGAGATCAACCAGCACAGAACCCGGACGCATGGCTGCGACCATTTCCTTTGAAACAAGACGCGGGGCGGCACGACCCGGAATAAGCGCCGTGGTAATGACAATATCCTGCTTGGCAATATGGTCAGCAACAAGTGCCGCCTGCTTCGCCTGATATTCCTTCGACATTTCCTTGGCATAACCGCCAGAGGTTTCCGCCGCCTTGAATTCCTCATCCTCGACCGCGATGAACTTCGCGCCAAGCGAAGCGACCTGCTCCTTAGCAGCCGGGCGAACGTCGGTTGCAGTCACAACCGCACCCAGACGACGTGCAGTCGCAATCGCCTGAAGTCCGGCAACACCTGCACCCATGACGAAGACGCGGGCTGCAGGCACCGTGCCAGCAGCCGTCATCATCATTGGCATAGCACGGTCATAGACGTCGGCTGCATCAATGACGGCCTGATAACCGGCGAGATTGGCCTGCGACGAGAGAACATCCATCACCTGCGCGCGCGTTATACGCGGCATAAATTCCATCGTGAAAGCGGAAATACCGGCCTTCGCAAGAGCTGCAACCGCTGCTTCCTGACCGTAGGGATCAAGCATCGCGAAAAGTGCTGCACCCGGTTTATACCCTTTGAGTTCCGCATCGTTCGGACGGCGCACTTTCAGGATAACATCTGCCGCTTTGGCGTCAGCCGTAGTGCCTATGCGCGCGCCAGCGCCTGAAAACTCGGTATCGATGATACGCGATTTTTCGCCTGCGCCTTTTTCCACCACGACATCAAAACCAAGCGCGATGAATTTCTTCACCGTCTCGGCAGATGCCGCAACGCGGGTCTCGTTGGGATCACTCTCTTTCGGAATGAATATAGTCTGGGCCAACTGGTTTCCCTTTCGTGGCTTAATCCGACCTCGCAGCCGGGCACAATCCGGGCTTCCGGGAAGAAGCCCCCTTAAAATGATGAAACAGACGACATGCATAAAGCCCCGGCAAGGTGCGAGCTGCACCCATACCAAGGCATTCGATCAAATCATGCGGATTATTGCTGGTTTAGATCCTTAGAGGAGGAACCAGGCAGCGGCGCAGATCAGAACAAACAGAACGGTCGCGGAGAAAAAACCACCCGCGAAAAAGCCGAACGCCATGGCAACCAGGAGGGCAACAACTGCCACTGTGCCCCATTTAAACACACCCATGAAACCAGCATAAGTTTTATCATGCTCTGGATAATCCATCGGCGCGCCGAGTTCAGCCGGAGCTGTAGTGTGATGTTCTGCCATTTTGTAGTTCCACCCATTCAGATATTTTGACTATTCTTAGTCAGACTATCTGTGATCTTTAACGCGCATGCAACCTCAACCGGACCTTGCCTCAGGCTTTGGTCCCCGGCTGTTTGTCGCAGCGCCCCTCCACTCAGTCTGTGACCGCATATGCGGCTACGGCAGCTAACTAACCAGAATTTTCAGAAATTTCTATACTAAAATATTTAGAGCAACTTTCAAAAAGATTTAAATTATCAAAAGTAAGGATCATGCGTATAAATCGCATAGACTCCACAAAAGATTTTATATGCCAAGGCCGGTATATTTCGCTGTTGGCAGGATCGTCAGCGGACCAACACCATTGCTCAGATTGCCGAACATTGCACGCCGCTCATGCGGCTGTGACTTGAAGAACGGGAAGCGGACAGCAACCGCGTCGCGAATATTGCGAATGGGTGCAGCGCCCAGTCCGACCTTGATGCCATAGCCCAGATGCTCACGCGCTTCGGCCATGACAGTGGTGCCGAAAATACGTTTGTAAAATGCCATATGCTCTGGCTTCACCGATGCAAGACATTGATCCGCTTCAAAAAATTCCGAAGCCATCGCAGCAATGCGCAAGGTGACATAGGGAATAGCAGGATATTCGCTCAGCAGATCCGGGTCCGCTGCAAAGCGTGTAGGGTCAACAAAAGCCATGCCGCTGTTGAGCAGAGGATCAAGAATATCGGGAAAGAGCGCATAACTCGTGCCACGACGATGGTCAGGCGTGATGTAATGAATACGCAATGTACTCACTAATTGCCCGTCAATATGAATGCCGAAGACAAACGCATGACTGTCACGATCAATGTCATCAACAATCGATGGCACTTCCGCTTCATGCATCACGTTCGCACTTCGGTAAGACCGGTAACGCAGGCGTCCAATCTCTTCGAGATCTTCCGCG
The Ochrobactrum sp. BTU1 DNA segment above includes these coding regions:
- a CDS encoding Re/Si-specific NAD(P)(+) transhydrogenase subunit alpha, encoding MAQTIFIPKESDPNETRVAASAETVKKFIALGFDVVVEKGAGEKSRIIDTEFSGAGARIGTTADAKAADVILKVRRPNDAELKGYKPGAALFAMLDPYGQEAAVAALAKAGISAFTMEFMPRITRAQVMDVLSSQANLAGYQAVIDAADVYDRAMPMMMTAAGTVPAARVFVMGAGVAGLQAIATARRLGAVVTATDVRPAAKEQVASLGAKFIAVEDEEFKAAETSGGYAKEMSKEYQAKQAALVADHIAKQDIVITTALIPGRAAPRLVSKEMVAAMRPGSVLVDLAVERGGNVEGAVAGQVADVNGVKIVGHLNVPGRIAATASQLYARNLYAFLETLVDKEAKLLKLDPQEELVKATLLTHEGKVVHPAFAKAEAEVEAAPAVVAEKVAKPKAAPKAKAPAVKAEAAKEAASATAKPVAKTTRKAPAKAAKTSADGGEA
- a CDS encoding aa3-type cytochrome c oxidase subunit IV; translated protein: MAEHHTTAPAELGAPMDYPEHDKTYAGFMGVFKWGTVAVVALLVAMAFGFFAGGFFSATVLFVLICAAAWFLL
- a CDS encoding acetyltransferase — encoded protein: MTNEAVSGGQPPLSNFARQLLQFLDRVEYRRIVHAEDLEEIGRLRYRSYRSANVMHEAEVPSIVDDIDRDSHAFVFGIHIDGQLVSTLRIHYITPDHRRGTSYALFPDILDPLLNSGMAFVDPTRFAADPDLLSEYPAIPYVTLRIAAMASEFFEADQCLASVKPEHMAFYKRIFGTTVMAEAREHLGYGIKVGLGAAPIRNIRDAVAVRFPFFKSQPHERRAMFGNLSNGVGPLTILPTAKYTGLGI